The following nucleotide sequence is from Gymnodinialimonas sp. 202GB13-11.
GCGCGTCACCCGGCACCGTAAGGTCCACCGACTGGCCGCCGCGCCGCGCATTCTCAACCACGCCCGTGGCCAGGGCGACGGGGTCATACGGCTCAGGATCATCCAACGCCTCGCCGCGGACAAAATCGAGAAATGTGTTGAGAAGTGCCTCCATCTCTTCGACGTCGCGGGCCAAATCGTCGCGATCAGGACCATCCTCCATCATACCCAATGCAAGGCGCATACGGGTCAAAGGTGTGCGGAGGTCATGGCTGACACCCGACAGCATCAAGGTGCGTTGTTCCATATGCCCTTCGATACGGGCGCGCATATCAAGGAAGGCACGGCCTGCCGATCGCACCTCGGTCGCACCAGACGGATGATAATCCACCGACCGCCCCTTGCCGAACGCCTCCGCTGCGCCCGAAAGCCGCCGGATCGGGCGCAACTGATTTCGCAAGAAGAGATACGCCACAAGCGTCATGAGGATACCGGTGGCGACCATGATGACCAGAAGTTGGTGCGGCGCGGGTGACGAGGCGCGGCGCCTTGCCGTGGTAAATGCAACCGGTGCCCCTTGCCCGCGGTCAACGACGATTTGCACTTCGCTTTGATTGCTGCGCAAATCGATGCCAGCCAACCCCGGAACTGCCGCGTCGATCACATCGATCACCGTGATCCCCGAAATGTCATAGAAAAACCGTTGGTTGCCGCCCTCGATACGCGGTTGGCCAATCTCTATCTCCAGAACCTCGGCCATCTCGGCTGCAGCTTCGGCCCCTTGCTCGTCCCAAGTCTGCAATATGAGGTTCAGGTCCAAGCTCAGCGCGCGCGACAATTGCTCGGCCACATCTTCGAAATGACGCTGCAAAAAGACGGAACTGACCACGAGCTGAATAGTCACAACCGGAACGATCAGGATCAGAGCGGCGCGACCGTAAAGGCCGCGGGGCAAAAACTGTTTGATCCAACGCTCCACTCGCATGTCGTTTCTATATCTGGTTGGATTGGCGGGAGACAGGTTTGTTCGCCATGTCACGTTTAAAATAGTGTGCCGACGCCAGCGTCCGGTCGATGTGCAAGAGAAAGGGCGCCCTCACCGTGCCACATGACATTCTTCGACCCGGCCTTCGCCGTGTGACGGCCCCTAACCCATCCCCAATGACCTTCAACGGAACGCAAACCTATTTGCTGGGGGAAGGCGATGTGGTGGTCATCGACCCGGGCCCTGCCCTTCCCGGCCATCACGACGCCCTTCTGGAGGCCCTCGCCCCCGGGGAACGCGTGGTGCAGATCCTCGTGACACACTCCCATCTCGACCATTCGCCCTTGGCCGCCCCACTGGCGCAAACCACCGGGGCGCCCGTTCTGGCCGCCGGTCCGTCAGAGTGGGGGCGTCGTCCGGTCATGCAAAGGCTTGCGGAGAGCGGGATGCTTGGAGGGGGCGAAGGCGTGGATACGACGTTCGCGCCGGACGAGCGAATAGCGCAAGGCGAACAGATCACCGGCGCGTGGGGTAGCATCGAGGTTTTGGAAACCCCCGGCCACATGGCAAATCACCTGAGCTTTGCATGGGAGGACGCTCTGTTTTCAGGGGATCTTGTCATGGGTTGGTCAACATCGCTCGTGTCACCACCCGATGGCGATATGACCGCGTTTTTTGCCTCAGTTGAGCACCTGGCGTCCCGCACGGCCGATCGGGTCTACTATCCTGGCCATGGCGACCCAGTCGTGGATCCGGTCGTTCGGTGCCGGGAATTGCTTGAGCATCGGCGTGGACGTGAAGCGCAGATCTT
It contains:
- a CDS encoding ATP-binding protein, producing the protein MRVERWIKQFLPRGLYGRAALILIVPVVTIQLVVSSVFLQRHFEDVAEQLSRALSLDLNLILQTWDEQGAEAAAEMAEVLEIEIGQPRIEGGNQRFFYDISGITVIDVIDAAVPGLAGIDLRSNQSEVQIVVDRGQGAPVAFTTARRRASSPAPHQLLVIMVATGILMTLVAYLFLRNQLRPIRRLSGAAEAFGKGRSVDYHPSGATEVRSAGRAFLDMRARIEGHMEQRTLMLSGVSHDLRTPLTRMRLALGMMEDGPDRDDLARDVEEMEALLNTFLDFVRGEALDDPEPYDPVALATGVVENARRGGQSVDLTVPGDAQTVLMRPMAVQRALMNLVSNALRYGNRAKVSVTLIERALRFTVEDDGPGIPEDRRAEALRPFIRLDEARNQNMGSGVGLGLAIADDIARRHGGSLSLGQSMEMGGLRVELTLPR
- a CDS encoding MBL fold metallo-hydrolase; this encodes MTFNGTQTYLLGEGDVVVIDPGPALPGHHDALLEALAPGERVVQILVTHSHLDHSPLAAPLAQTTGAPVLAAGPSEWGRRPVMQRLAESGMLGGGEGVDTTFAPDERIAQGEQITGAWGSIEVLETPGHMANHLSFAWEDALFSGDLVMGWSTSLVSPPDGDMTAFFASVEHLASRTADRVYYPGHGDPVVDPVVRCRELLEHRRGREAQILDALKKNGEADAATLAARIYTDIAPALLPAAARNVLAHLIDLSDRGVIEADGPITSTTHFLLE